One stretch of Bremerella cremea DNA includes these proteins:
- a CDS encoding ParB/RepB/Spo0J family partition protein produces the protein MIVKPENVPAATPTWRRVSLSQIDLVENRRPLDEENLRRLEPSIAENGVLQPVGLVAVGNRFLLCIGNHRHEVTKRLGHTEIDALVWPEGTPPEQMLVFSLHENHLRKDESVEDTFKRVTELARYHRCSFTEAAVHACVTPGTLSKIRKSVGKLCPEALKVARENKIGVAITYEVARRAKTEDEQTAWLKEHAAGRMSRDAIIRMSGGKKSKAPKQVTFELKMDEVAFQLTFPRTISYEELFDAIAKLKAGIQVHAKQNLPIHVLAEVMA, from the coding sequence ATGATTGTTAAACCCGAAAACGTGCCCGCCGCCACACCCACGTGGCGGCGGGTTTCTCTTTCTCAGATCGACTTGGTGGAGAATCGACGTCCGTTAGATGAAGAGAATCTCCGGCGCCTCGAACCTAGCATCGCAGAGAACGGGGTCTTGCAACCTGTTGGTCTCGTTGCCGTCGGTAACCGCTTTCTGCTTTGTATCGGCAATCATCGCCACGAAGTAACTAAGCGACTGGGACACACTGAGATTGATGCTCTGGTTTGGCCCGAGGGTACGCCACCCGAGCAAATGCTCGTCTTTTCCCTACACGAGAACCATCTCCGAAAGGACGAGTCTGTAGAAGATACCTTTAAGCGAGTCACGGAACTGGCTCGTTATCATCGCTGTAGCTTTACAGAAGCCGCGGTCCACGCATGCGTTACTCCGGGGACCCTGAGCAAGATCCGCAAATCAGTTGGAAAGCTTTGCCCGGAGGCGCTGAAAGTGGCCCGCGAGAACAAAATCGGTGTCGCTATCACCTACGAAGTGGCTCGCCGAGCCAAGACGGAAGACGAGCAGACAGCCTGGCTGAAGGAACATGCGGCCGGTCGGATGTCACGGGACGCGATCATCAGGATGTCGGGCGGCAAAAAGTCGAAGGCCCCCAAGCAAGTCACCTTTGAACTGAAGATGGATGAGGTCGCGTTTCAACTGACCTTCCCTCGTACGATCTCCTATGAGGAGTTGTTTGACGCCATCGCCAAACTCAAGGCGGGAATTCAAGTTCACGCCAAGCAGAACCTCCCCATCCACGTGCTTGCGGAGGTAATGGCATGA
- a CDS encoding TraM recognition domain-containing protein, with product MNWFGFTFWKARDSLDLLGISLEDVCSHIFAIGGTGSGKTSVLKILLRDILRRGGPNIGCLWCCVKPDEAANACRVIELAGAQDRLLILVPGEFTYNFLSFELTRQNGSPTTATQLLQDLNNQLNQSKGEHQDSFWANLYAMLLTCCITIGWLAKREKVTIEDVHRVMLSLPAAFAQVASADFQSSSYAFQLLQQAENGIRNAGEMRQYKQSASFLLSEFIQIGSKARGAAISEGSAVLVPFLNSPMYETVCAEHSTFSPEMALDGVCVVLAAPIMSHGPAGMLLQSIVTTQLSEAALRRLNPQTTTIVVRDELQMLINNPAKEAMIQSVSRSQRLAFVSGCQSLPTLQSAMGGNQAEQELHSVFANYSTKLVLSNHCARTNDYFSQSWGQHREDFVSVSETKEEEKFDLLNFLMGNDRFLFSISEQMAPRCPPERFLSLRRGGPHNKLLVDFFLSQAGRTYGPQGDPFTLKTLRQI from the coding sequence ATGAACTGGTTTGGCTTCACGTTCTGGAAAGCCCGAGATTCGCTCGACTTACTCGGCATCTCGTTGGAGGATGTGTGCTCCCATATCTTCGCGATTGGCGGCACGGGAAGCGGCAAGACATCCGTTCTAAAGATTCTCCTCCGCGACATTCTTCGTCGCGGAGGGCCGAACATCGGCTGCCTGTGGTGTTGCGTCAAACCGGACGAGGCGGCCAACGCGTGCCGTGTGATCGAACTCGCCGGAGCCCAGGATCGATTGTTGATCTTGGTGCCCGGCGAATTCACTTACAACTTCCTCTCTTTCGAATTGACTCGCCAAAATGGTTCGCCTACAACGGCCACCCAGCTCTTGCAGGATCTCAACAATCAACTCAATCAATCCAAAGGAGAACATCAAGACAGTTTCTGGGCCAACTTGTATGCCATGCTACTCACCTGCTGCATTACCATCGGTTGGCTGGCCAAACGAGAAAAGGTAACCATCGAAGATGTTCACCGCGTGATGCTCTCTCTACCGGCGGCATTCGCTCAAGTGGCTTCAGCCGACTTTCAGTCGAGTTCGTACGCTTTTCAATTGCTCCAACAGGCGGAGAATGGAATCCGAAATGCGGGGGAAATGCGGCAATACAAACAGTCCGCTTCTTTTCTGCTGTCCGAGTTCATTCAAATTGGCTCGAAGGCACGTGGGGCGGCGATCAGTGAAGGCTCGGCGGTGCTCGTGCCCTTTCTCAACTCGCCCATGTACGAAACCGTTTGTGCCGAACATTCCACGTTCTCCCCTGAGATGGCTCTGGACGGGGTCTGTGTTGTTCTCGCGGCCCCCATCATGTCGCACGGCCCTGCGGGGATGCTCCTACAAAGCATCGTGACAACCCAGTTGAGCGAGGCGGCTCTCCGCCGCTTGAATCCGCAGACGACGACGATCGTCGTGCGGGACGAACTCCAGATGCTTATCAACAATCCCGCCAAGGAAGCAATGATTCAGTCGGTCTCACGGAGCCAACGCCTGGCGTTTGTCAGTGGCTGCCAAAGTTTACCAACACTTCAGTCCGCCATGGGCGGTAACCAGGCGGAACAGGAACTTCATTCCGTGTTTGCCAACTATTCGACGAAACTGGTTCTCTCCAACCATTGTGCCAGGACCAATGACTACTTCAGTCAAAGCTGGGGGCAGCATCGGGAAGACTTCGTCAGTGTCAGCGAGACGAAGGAAGAAGAGAAGTTCGACCTGCTTAATTTCTTGATGGGAAATGATCGGTTTCTATTTTCTATCTCCGAACAGATGGCTCCTCGTTGTCCTCCTGAGAGGTTTCTATCACTTCGTCGCGGAGGGCCACACAACAAACTTCTCGTTGATTTCTTTCTCAGCCAGGCGGGTCGCACCTATGGACCGCAAGGCGATCCATTCACCTTAAAAACGTTGAGGCAAATCTAG
- the mobF gene encoding MobF family relaxase, with protein MPMRVTHSKSSADAKAYYAFSDYYDSGPNQLKGAWFGKGAALLGLSGEVDKNHFDRLVDNQHPFEDSRLTQRQRADRRVGTDITLSAPKSVSLLWGVTQDDRILEAVQKAAHETFSDLEKDALTRVNHSRGVLTWEKTGNIVGASWLHTTARPVDGHPDCQLHVHGFVLNATHTGKRWTAIDLSAVVRDSGYYEAIFQSRLAEKMLELGYPVERSERDFEVAGVGRETIEKFSRRTGLIEKMAEEHGITSPESKGQLGAKTREKKNQLVPPDELPSVWRSRLNEEEADHFDRLSRGEAISDQPEMSAAAAVDFAKGHVFERASVVRERELLRQAMLHGIGQVSVEQVHNEVVRREWIREGQDEQALISTREVLTEEQALLTFARSGRGKLAPLAPQHAIARDWLSDEQQTAVHGILNSHDRLMIVSGKAGVGKTSLMKETIEAIENTGRNVTVLAPTAEAAHGVLREKEGFDAETLASFLMNEKAQASAAGGVVWVDEAGLLGTSDMAKLATIGQRIDARIVLSGDERQHKAVSRGTPLKLLESEAGIQPFTIHRIRRQEGDYREAVTLLSQGKVVEGFEKLDDLGFIKEIADDDLRNRQLAQDYADSLSPDKSSLVIAPSHVEREQVTAAIRQELKARGTIHGPEHEMTVLQSKRLTEAQRSDSLSFAPGDVVEFVTKGKGGYKAGDRLRVAEVHDGRVWAEGQSGKVAVPIESPKSFDVYRERVEHFAAGDRVRVTKNRRPSKDSSEKRLNNGSLFELTGFTKSGDLKLSNGQTIPASWGHIEHGVTVTSYASQGKTVHRVFLAQSSLSLPASSAEQAYVSASRGRGQLTVYTDDKQTLRSAIGRERIVKNASELRPTIVTQNRWSERATSIRRFAENFAHQQTEKLRQWLAHEHVEMAR; from the coding sequence ATGCCCATGCGGGTGACTCATTCCAAGAGTAGTGCGGACGCCAAGGCTTACTATGCGTTCAGCGACTACTATGACTCCGGTCCGAACCAGCTCAAAGGGGCCTGGTTCGGCAAAGGAGCCGCATTACTTGGACTCTCCGGCGAGGTCGACAAGAATCATTTCGATCGCCTCGTCGACAATCAGCATCCGTTTGAAGATTCTCGCCTCACGCAAAGGCAGCGTGCCGACCGTCGGGTCGGCACCGATATTACCCTCTCTGCCCCGAAATCGGTTTCGCTGCTGTGGGGTGTTACTCAGGACGATCGAATCTTGGAGGCAGTGCAGAAGGCGGCCCATGAGACGTTTTCCGATCTGGAGAAAGATGCTCTCACACGCGTGAATCACTCCCGCGGTGTTCTGACGTGGGAAAAGACTGGCAATATTGTCGGAGCCTCCTGGCTCCATACAACGGCCCGGCCTGTGGATGGCCATCCAGACTGCCAGCTCCACGTGCATGGCTTCGTCCTTAATGCCACGCATACCGGAAAACGCTGGACGGCCATTGACCTCTCAGCCGTCGTCCGTGACTCGGGCTACTACGAGGCGATCTTCCAATCTCGACTCGCGGAAAAAATGCTCGAGCTGGGATATCCGGTCGAGCGAAGTGAACGGGACTTCGAAGTTGCGGGAGTCGGTCGCGAAACGATTGAAAAGTTTTCGCGTCGGACCGGTCTCATCGAAAAGATGGCCGAAGAACATGGGATCACTTCCCCGGAAAGCAAAGGGCAACTCGGTGCCAAGACCCGGGAAAAGAAAAATCAACTGGTTCCACCGGATGAGCTTCCAAGCGTTTGGCGAAGTCGATTGAATGAGGAAGAAGCCGATCACTTTGATCGCCTGTCGCGAGGTGAGGCCATCTCGGATCAACCCGAGATGAGTGCCGCAGCGGCGGTGGACTTTGCGAAAGGACATGTCTTTGAGCGAGCTTCGGTCGTCCGCGAACGGGAACTACTGAGGCAAGCCATGCTCCATGGAATCGGCCAGGTCTCCGTTGAGCAGGTTCACAACGAGGTGGTAAGGCGAGAATGGATTCGGGAGGGCCAGGACGAGCAAGCTCTCATTTCAACGCGAGAGGTATTGACCGAGGAACAAGCCCTCCTCACTTTTGCTCGCTCGGGACGCGGTAAGCTGGCCCCACTCGCTCCGCAGCATGCGATTGCTCGGGATTGGTTAAGTGACGAACAGCAAACCGCTGTTCACGGAATCTTGAATTCGCATGACCGACTGATGATCGTCTCTGGTAAGGCGGGGGTTGGCAAGACTTCCCTCATGAAGGAGACCATTGAGGCGATCGAGAACACGGGCCGAAACGTGACCGTTCTCGCTCCGACCGCTGAAGCGGCTCATGGCGTCTTGCGAGAGAAGGAAGGATTCGACGCGGAGACTCTGGCATCCTTCCTCATGAATGAAAAGGCCCAGGCGTCGGCGGCTGGAGGTGTTGTTTGGGTTGATGAAGCCGGGCTTTTGGGAACTTCGGACATGGCCAAGTTGGCGACCATCGGTCAGAGGATTGACGCCCGCATTGTGCTCAGCGGAGATGAGCGGCAGCATAAGGCTGTCTCGCGAGGCACGCCGCTCAAGCTATTGGAAAGCGAAGCGGGCATCCAACCGTTTACAATCCATAGAATTCGTCGTCAGGAAGGTGATTACCGGGAGGCGGTCACTCTCCTTAGTCAAGGCAAGGTCGTTGAAGGTTTTGAGAAGCTGGACGATCTCGGTTTCATTAAAGAGATCGCCGATGACGATCTGCGAAACCGACAACTGGCCCAGGACTATGCCGATAGTCTGTCGCCAGACAAGTCGAGCTTGGTGATCGCTCCTTCCCATGTAGAGCGAGAACAGGTGACAGCCGCCATTCGCCAGGAACTCAAGGCTCGAGGGACGATTCATGGTCCTGAACATGAGATGACGGTACTTCAATCGAAACGGCTAACCGAAGCTCAGCGAAGCGACTCGCTTTCCTTTGCCCCGGGGGATGTCGTGGAGTTCGTTACCAAAGGTAAAGGGGGCTACAAGGCCGGGGATCGCTTACGTGTGGCCGAAGTTCACGACGGTCGGGTCTGGGCGGAGGGACAAAGTGGAAAAGTTGCGGTTCCGATTGAGTCTCCCAAGTCGTTTGATGTGTATCGGGAACGTGTGGAACACTTTGCGGCCGGGGATCGGGTTCGTGTGACTAAGAACCGTCGACCCTCGAAAGATTCCAGCGAGAAGCGGCTCAATAATGGTTCGCTGTTTGAACTGACCGGTTTTACGAAGTCGGGGGACTTGAAGCTCAGCAATGGTCAGACCATTCCCGCTTCGTGGGGGCATATCGAGCATGGCGTGACCGTGACGTCCTATGCCAGCCAAGGGAAAACGGTCCATCGGGTGTTCCTGGCTCAGAGCAGTCTCTCCCTACCCGCCAGTTCAGCCGAACAGGCCTATGTGAGTGCTTCGAGGGGACGGGGCCAGCTAACGGTCTATACCGACGACAAGCAGACGCTGCGGTCTGCGATTGGGCGGGAACGGATCGTGAAGAATGCGAGTGAACTTCGGCCTACAATCGTGACTCAAAATCGTTGGTCGGAGCGGGCAACTTCGATTCGACGCTTCGCCGAGAATTTCGCTCACCAACAGACGGAAAAATTGCGACAGTGGCTGGCCCATGAGCACGTAGAAATGGCGAGGTAA
- a CDS encoding type II toxin-antitoxin system VapC family toxin: MKILVDTSILVRSSQVDSPVFSLVRDSVARLPRLGFEGCLVPQVFYEYWVVATRPAAQNGLGLDAEQATFEMAQLASLFQLLKDERAIFEKWQELVTQYQVIGKQAHDTRLVAGMLRHGISHVLTLNPKDFQRYAEITIVTPQKVLEVTDDIVAN, translated from the coding sequence GTGAAGATCTTAGTCGATACGAGCATTCTGGTTCGCTCTTCGCAGGTCGACTCTCCCGTTTTTTCTTTGGTGCGGGACTCGGTGGCTAGACTGCCTCGATTGGGATTTGAGGGATGTCTCGTCCCGCAAGTCTTCTATGAATACTGGGTCGTGGCGACGCGGCCAGCGGCTCAGAATGGGCTGGGTTTGGACGCCGAGCAGGCGACCTTTGAAATGGCTCAGCTAGCCAGTCTATTTCAGCTCCTGAAGGATGAGCGGGCCATCTTTGAGAAGTGGCAGGAGCTAGTTACCCAGTATCAAGTGATTGGGAAGCAGGCCCATGATACTCGGTTAGTAGCGGGCATGCTGCGGCATGGGATTTCTCATGTGCTGACGCTCAATCCTAAGGATTTTCAGCGGTATGCCGAGATCACCATCGTGACGCCGCAGAAAGTGTTGGAAGTGACAGACGATATCGTAGCGAACTAG